A genomic region of Barnesiella viscericola DSM 18177 contains the following coding sequences:
- a CDS encoding DUF3408 domain-containing protein — protein sequence MGSRKVNTEGIDEELLLASIGRRTQDGTLRPAQEVPAAAPTEEDTAAPEPSPVQPVTREKAQRESGRRKRQDEDYNELFLRRNEIKTRQCVYISRDVHGKILRIVNDIAGGEISVGGYVDTVLRQHLEQHKERINELYKKQREDLI from the coding sequence ATGGGCAGCAGGAAAGTGAACACGGAAGGCATCGACGAGGAACTGCTGTTAGCCTCCATCGGGCGGCGCACACAGGACGGGACACTGCGCCCCGCACAGGAAGTACCCGCAGCTGCACCGACCGAAGAGGACACCGCCGCACCGGAACCATCTCCTGTGCAACCCGTAACACGGGAAAAAGCGCAGAGGGAAAGTGGACGCCGGAAAAGGCAGGACGAGGACTACAACGAGCTATTCCTGCGCCGCAACGAGATAAAGACCCGCCAATGTGTCTATATCAGCCGTGACGTCCACGGCAAGATCCTCAGAATCGTGAACGACATCGCCGGAGGGGAAATCTCAGTAGGCGGATATGTGGATACCGTGCTGCGCCAGCATCTGGAACAGCACAAGGAGAGAATCAACGAACTGTACAAGAAACAACGTGAAGATCTGATTTGA